The Gouania willdenowi chromosome 3, fGouWil2.1, whole genome shotgun sequence genome includes a region encoding these proteins:
- the kars1 gene encoding lysine--tRNA ligase isoform X1: protein MLHLVRAARHQLCQAFGVRGQWLKYASPCNATVPTHIYGNRWRGDKSELKRRMKAEKKAAEKDAKTKEQEPQKESNDQAAQKAFGMDEETLDPNQYFKIRTQAIQELKGTAEDPYPHKYHVDVSLTEFIEKYNHLQAGEQLTDIVLNVSGRVHAKRASGAKLIFYDLRGEGVKLQVMANSRSYKSEEAFVAINNKLRRGDIIGVRGNPGKTKKGELSIIPIEMTLLSPCLHMMPHLHFGLKDKETRYRQRYLDLILNDNVRQKFITRSKIITYLRSFLDQLGFLEIETPMMNIIPGGAVARPFVTYHNELDMKLYMRIAPELYHKMLVVGGMDRVYEIGRQFRNEGIDLTHNPEFTTCEFYMAYADYHDLMDITEKLLSGMVKHITGGYKVTYHPNGPDGEAHEIDFTPPFRRVSMTHDLEKIMGVKFPPTDSYDTEETRKFFDDLCAQKGVDCSPPRTTARLLDKLVGDFLEVTCINPTFICEHPQIMSPLAKWHRSEKGLTERFELFVMKKEICNAYTELNDPIRQRELFQQQAKAKDEGDDEAMVIDETFCTALEYGLPPTAGWGMGIDRVAMFLTDSNNIKEVLLFPAMKPDDNKTSAPADGSSI, encoded by the exons ATGCTGCATCTGGTCAGGGCAGCCAGGCACCAGCTGTGCCAAGCCTTTGGTGTGAGGGGACAGTGGTTAAAATATGCTTCCCCATGTAACGCCACAGTCCCGACTCACATTTATGGGAACCGATGGAGAGGTGACAAAAG TGAGCTGAAGAGGCGGATGAAAGCTGAGAAAAAGGCAGCAGAGAAAGATGCCAAGACTAAAGAGCAGGAGCCACAAAAGGAGTCCAATGACCAGGCAGCACAAAAGGCCTTTGGGATGGACGAGGAGACACTTGATCCAAAC CAATACTTCAAGATCCGCACTCAGGCCATCCAAGAGCTGAAGGGCACAGCGGAGGATCCGTACCCACACAAGTACCATGTGGACGTGTCTCTCACAGAGTTCATTGAGAAGTACAATCATCTACAGGCTGGAGAGCAGCTCACTGATATTGTTCTCAATGTGTCAG GCCGCGTCCATGCCAAGAGGGCGTCTGGGGCCAAGCTGATTTTCTACGACTTGCGAGGGGAAGGTGTAAAGCTGCAAGTTATGGCCAACTCAAG AAGCTACAAGTCTGAGGAGGCCTTTGTTGCAATTAATAACAAACTTCGGCGTGGCGACATCATCGGTGTCCGTGGAAACCCAGGGAAGACCAAAAAAGGGGAGCTGAGCATCATTCCCATTGAGATGACTTTACTGTCACCCTGTTTGCACATGATGCCCCATCTCCACTTTGGCCTCAAAGACAAG GAAACCCGATACCGCCAACGCTACCTGGATCTAATCCTCAACGACAAtgtgagacagaaattcatcaCTCGCTCCAAAATCATCACCTATCTGCGCAGCTTCCTGGACCAGCTGGGCTTTTTAGAG ATTGAGACGCCAATGATGAACATTATTCCTGGAGGTGCTGTGGCCCGTCCTTTTGTGACCTACCACAATGAGCTGGATATGAAACTGTATATGAGAATTGCTCCTGAGCTCTACCACAAg ATGCTTGTGGTTGGTGGAATGGACAGAGTCTATGAGATCGGGCGTCAGTTCAGAAATGAAGGCATTGACCTCACTCACAATCCAGAATTCACCACCTGTGAATTCTATATGGCTTACGCCGATTACCACGACTTGATGGACATCACAGAGAAGCTGCTCTCAG GGATGGTGAAGCACATCACTGGAGGGTACAAGGTGACCTATCACCCCAATGGTCCCGATGGAGAGGCCCATGAGATTGACTTCACTCCACCATTCAGAAGAGTGAGCATGACACACGACCTGGAGAAGATTATGGGAGTCAAATTCCCGCCAACTGACAGCTACGACACTGAAG AGACGCGTAAATTCTTTGACGATCTGTGTGCTCAGAAGGGAGTTGACTGTTCTCCACCCAGAACAACCGCCCGCCTGCTGGACAAG TTGGTTGGAGATTTCTTAGAAGTCACGTGTATCAACCCAACATTTATCTGTGAACACCCACAAATCATGAGTCCACTTGCAAAATG gCACAGATCTGAGAAAGGCCTGACGGAGCGCTTTGAGCTCTTTGTGATGAAGAAGGAAATCTGCAATGCTTACACAGAGTTGAATGATCCAATCAGACAGAGGGAGCTGTTTCAGCAGCAGGCGAAG GCCAAAGATGAAGGTGACGATGAAGCCATGGTCATTGATGAGACCTTCTGCACTGCACTGGAATACGGTCTGCCACCTACTGCCGGCTGGGGGATGGGTATCGATCGTGTCGCCATGTTTCTGACAGACTCCAACAACATTAAG gaagtgCTGCTGTTCCCTGCCATGAAGCCTGACGATAATAAAACATCAGCCCCCGCAGATGGCTCATCCATCTAA
- the kars1 gene encoding lysine--tRNA ligase isoform X2, whose product MADVTVVDGDKLSKNELKRRMKAEKKAAEKDAKTKEQEPQKESNDQAAQKAFGMDEETLDPNQYFKIRTQAIQELKGTAEDPYPHKYHVDVSLTEFIEKYNHLQAGEQLTDIVLNVSGRVHAKRASGAKLIFYDLRGEGVKLQVMANSRSYKSEEAFVAINNKLRRGDIIGVRGNPGKTKKGELSIIPIEMTLLSPCLHMMPHLHFGLKDKETRYRQRYLDLILNDNVRQKFITRSKIITYLRSFLDQLGFLEIETPMMNIIPGGAVARPFVTYHNELDMKLYMRIAPELYHKMLVVGGMDRVYEIGRQFRNEGIDLTHNPEFTTCEFYMAYADYHDLMDITEKLLSGMVKHITGGYKVTYHPNGPDGEAHEIDFTPPFRRVSMTHDLEKIMGVKFPPTDSYDTEETRKFFDDLCAQKGVDCSPPRTTARLLDKLVGDFLEVTCINPTFICEHPQIMSPLAKWHRSEKGLTERFELFVMKKEICNAYTELNDPIRQRELFQQQAKAKDEGDDEAMVIDETFCTALEYGLPPTAGWGMGIDRVAMFLTDSNNIKEVLLFPAMKPDDNKTSAPADGSSI is encoded by the exons ATGGCCGACGTGACAGTGGTGGACGGAGACAAACTCAGCAAAAA TGAGCTGAAGAGGCGGATGAAAGCTGAGAAAAAGGCAGCAGAGAAAGATGCCAAGACTAAAGAGCAGGAGCCACAAAAGGAGTCCAATGACCAGGCAGCACAAAAGGCCTTTGGGATGGACGAGGAGACACTTGATCCAAAC CAATACTTCAAGATCCGCACTCAGGCCATCCAAGAGCTGAAGGGCACAGCGGAGGATCCGTACCCACACAAGTACCATGTGGACGTGTCTCTCACAGAGTTCATTGAGAAGTACAATCATCTACAGGCTGGAGAGCAGCTCACTGATATTGTTCTCAATGTGTCAG GCCGCGTCCATGCCAAGAGGGCGTCTGGGGCCAAGCTGATTTTCTACGACTTGCGAGGGGAAGGTGTAAAGCTGCAAGTTATGGCCAACTCAAG AAGCTACAAGTCTGAGGAGGCCTTTGTTGCAATTAATAACAAACTTCGGCGTGGCGACATCATCGGTGTCCGTGGAAACCCAGGGAAGACCAAAAAAGGGGAGCTGAGCATCATTCCCATTGAGATGACTTTACTGTCACCCTGTTTGCACATGATGCCCCATCTCCACTTTGGCCTCAAAGACAAG GAAACCCGATACCGCCAACGCTACCTGGATCTAATCCTCAACGACAAtgtgagacagaaattcatcaCTCGCTCCAAAATCATCACCTATCTGCGCAGCTTCCTGGACCAGCTGGGCTTTTTAGAG ATTGAGACGCCAATGATGAACATTATTCCTGGAGGTGCTGTGGCCCGTCCTTTTGTGACCTACCACAATGAGCTGGATATGAAACTGTATATGAGAATTGCTCCTGAGCTCTACCACAAg ATGCTTGTGGTTGGTGGAATGGACAGAGTCTATGAGATCGGGCGTCAGTTCAGAAATGAAGGCATTGACCTCACTCACAATCCAGAATTCACCACCTGTGAATTCTATATGGCTTACGCCGATTACCACGACTTGATGGACATCACAGAGAAGCTGCTCTCAG GGATGGTGAAGCACATCACTGGAGGGTACAAGGTGACCTATCACCCCAATGGTCCCGATGGAGAGGCCCATGAGATTGACTTCACTCCACCATTCAGAAGAGTGAGCATGACACACGACCTGGAGAAGATTATGGGAGTCAAATTCCCGCCAACTGACAGCTACGACACTGAAG AGACGCGTAAATTCTTTGACGATCTGTGTGCTCAGAAGGGAGTTGACTGTTCTCCACCCAGAACAACCGCCCGCCTGCTGGACAAG TTGGTTGGAGATTTCTTAGAAGTCACGTGTATCAACCCAACATTTATCTGTGAACACCCACAAATCATGAGTCCACTTGCAAAATG gCACAGATCTGAGAAAGGCCTGACGGAGCGCTTTGAGCTCTTTGTGATGAAGAAGGAAATCTGCAATGCTTACACAGAGTTGAATGATCCAATCAGACAGAGGGAGCTGTTTCAGCAGCAGGCGAAG GCCAAAGATGAAGGTGACGATGAAGCCATGGTCATTGATGAGACCTTCTGCACTGCACTGGAATACGGTCTGCCACCTACTGCCGGCTGGGGGATGGGTATCGATCGTGTCGCCATGTTTCTGACAGACTCCAACAACATTAAG gaagtgCTGCTGTTCCCTGCCATGAAGCCTGACGATAATAAAACATCAGCCCCCGCAGATGGCTCATCCATCTAA